Genomic segment of Bacteroides stercoris ATCC 43183:
CCCGGTGGAAGCGTCCTGCTATGTCGGAAACGGTCGATGAAGACGAGGACGGCAGCAATCCGCTGGAGTTCAAGGTAGCGCTTATTTTTGCCGTGCTTTTTGTGGTATTTACAATCGCTACCCATTATACGTTGATATACGCCGGCGAGGGCGGGTTGACTCTGCTCTCCTTTGTTTCCGGCTTCAGCGACATCACTCCGTTCATCTTGAATCTTCTGCAGGGTACGGGCAATGTGCCTGTTTCATTGATAACGGCTTGCAGCATGCAGGCGATAGTAAGCAACATTGCCGTAAATATGTGTTATGCATTGTTCTTCTCCGGCAAGAAGAGTCCGTTGCGTTCGTGGGTGTTGAGAGGCTTCGGTTGTGTCATTGCCGCCAATGTGCTCCTGCTGCTGTTTTTCTACTTTCTGTAAATCAATGTGCTTCTGCAAAAGTGAAAGAATGTACGCTTACATTTTTCTAAATGCTTTGTTGTAAGTTATCCGTTTGTTTTTCCAAAAAGAAACTATACTATAGTTTTATGAGAATATAATATACCTTTTTTGTTTTGTATATTATTGATTATCATAATATTAAATAAAACATGTAAGGAGGTATGTGTTCTTTTCTTTGGGAGACTTTTTTTCTACTAAATACACTTCTTTAAAACATGTTTTAGAGCATGTGTACACTTATTTGAGAATATAGTAAACGCTTTCTACTTGTCTGTCGTATACTTTTGCTCACAAATTAATAATTAATCAGAAATACTATGGATATAGCAAAAAGATGTGAGCAGAACCCTTTGCTTGCGCCCAAAAATTTGAAAGCAGGCATAGATGGAATGGAAATAACATGTTTGTTAAACCCTGGAGTTTTCAGGTATCAAGACAAAATATGGCTACTTTTGCGCATTGCAGAACGACCTATACAAAAAGAAGGTATTATTAGTTTTCCTATATATAATAAAGAAGGTAAAATAGAGGTTGTTTCTTTTTCAAAGGATAGTCCTGATTTGAATGCGTCAGATCCTCGGGTAATCAGTTATAAGGGTAAGGATTATTTAACAACAATGTCATATCTAAGATTGGTTTCGAGCACTGATGGCATTCACTTCAAGGATGAACCAGAGTTTCCACCAATTTTTGGAAAAGGTGAATTAGAGACATTTGGTATTGAAGATTGTCGTGTTGCTACAACAGAAGATGGTTTTTACCTTACTTTTACGGAGGTATCACCTGTGGCAGTAGGGGTGGGATTAATTCATACTAAAGATTGGAAGAACTATGTGAGATATGGAATGATATTTCCGCCACATAATAAGGATTGTGCTCTGTTTGAACAAAAAATAGGTGGTCGATACTTTGCTTTTCATCGCCCAAGCAGTCCAGAGCTTGGTGGTAATTATATTTGGTTGGCAGAATCTCCTGATCGTCTGCATTGGGGAAACCACAAATGTGTGGCAGTAACTCGTGAAGGAATGTGGGATTGTGCTCGTATAGGTGCTGGTGCGGCTCCTATCAAGACTGATAGAGGTTGGTTGGAAATTTATCATGGAGCCGATTTCAATCACCGTTATTGTTTAGGAGCTTTGCTCCTTGATTTAGAAGATCCTTCAAAAGTAATTGCAAGAAGTGAAGATCCTATCATGGAACCTATTGCTCCTTATGAACAGACTGGTTTTTTTGGAAATGTTGTTTTTACAAATGGACATTATGTAGATGGTGATAGAATAACAATGTATTACGGAGCAAGTGACGAAGTTATTTGTAAGGCGGAGTTCTCTATTAAAGAAATCTTGAATACGCTAAAATAGAATGATATAGATGATGGATAAATTGAGGAAAGAATATTTATTCTTTAAGCAACAAGAACCTAACATGAAAATATTGCTGTTAACCAATATGCTTTATGCATTGGTGTTACCGGTAGTTGAAATTTTTGTGGGAGCTTATATAATGAGAAATACTAGTGATCCGGTTATGGTTGCCTTTTATCAGTTAGCTATGTATGCGGGTATTGTTGCTACTTCTTTTGTGAATGGTTTTTTACTGAAGAAATACAATGTAAAAATTCTCTATTCGGCAGGAATATTGGTAAGTGGTATTGCAATGTTCGGAATGATGACTATTAAGTCGCTTGGATTTATCGAACTTGGTTTGGCGGGCTTTTTAATGGGGGCGGCTTCAGGCTTTTTTTGGACGAACCGTTATTTATTGGCTCTTTATAATACTAATGATGATAATCGTAACTATTTTTTTGGATTGGAGTCTTTCTTTTTCTCTATTACCTCTATTGGCGTACCTTTGGCTATCG
This window contains:
- a CDS encoding glycoside hydrolase family 130 protein; the encoded protein is MDIAKRCEQNPLLAPKNLKAGIDGMEITCLLNPGVFRYQDKIWLLLRIAERPIQKEGIISFPIYNKEGKIEVVSFSKDSPDLNASDPRVISYKGKDYLTTMSYLRLVSSTDGIHFKDEPEFPPIFGKGELETFGIEDCRVATTEDGFYLTFTEVSPVAVGVGLIHTKDWKNYVRYGMIFPPHNKDCALFEQKIGGRYFAFHRPSSPELGGNYIWLAESPDRLHWGNHKCVAVTREGMWDCARIGAGAAPIKTDRGWLEIYHGADFNHRYCLGALLLDLEDPSKVIARSEDPIMEPIAPYEQTGFFGNVVFTNGHYVDGDRITMYYGASDEVICKAEFSIKEILNTLK